In a genomic window of Erigeron canadensis isolate Cc75 chromosome 5, C_canadensis_v1, whole genome shotgun sequence:
- the LOC122600364 gene encoding malonyl-coenzyme A:anthocyanin 3-O-glucoside-6''-O-malonyltransferase-like, whose product MGSLPILTVIEQSQISPPPSTVEDDKSLPLTFFDFMWLRQPPVHYLFFYEHSITETQFLEKILPDLKQSLSTTLQYFYPFAGNLFAYSSPDKKPEIRYVEGDSVTVTSAKCHLDFNQLTSNQPRECDKFYHLIPILGESTKASDYIKIPLFSVQVTFFPNHGISIGMTNHHVLGDATTRFCFMNAWTSIARSGSTDSFLSNPTNLPFYDKSLVQNPKLDESYLKFVKAETLKEDYQPQMLSGPSNNKLRGTFVLTRNIMTELKKTVLKELPTLVYVSSFTVACAYIWSCLASTKNVDEQQIFGFVIDCRARLDPPIPTTYFGNCLSGCMAMENTNLLKGKQGFINGAKLFGESLHKVLTNKDGIVLDLSLYEDIFADGMLTTTMIGVAGTPKLKFYNMDFGWGTPKKVETVSIDYNGSISMNACKDSDQDLEIGVCLPDIEMEAFVRVFDDGLKTYI is encoded by the coding sequence ATGGGTTCCCTTCCAATCTTGACTGTTATCGAACAGTCTCAAATATCGCCACCACCATCTACCGTCGAAGACGATAAATCGTTGCCACTGACTTTCTTCGACTTCATGTGGCTACGTCAACCGCCGGTTCACTATCTTTTCTTCTACGAACACTCGATCACCGAAACTCAATTCCTCGAGAAAATTCTTCCCGATCTTAAACAATCGTTATCAACCACTCTTCAATACTTTTACCCGTTCGCGGGTAACTTATTCGCGTATTCGTCACCCGATAAAAAACCAGAAATTCGTTACGTTGAAGGTGATTCTGTCACAGTTACATCTGCAAAATGTCACCTTGACTTCAACCAACTAACATCAAACCAACCTCGCGAATGTGATAAATTTTACCATCTTATACCGATATTAGGTGAAAGTACTAAAGCATCCGATTACATTAAAATCCCACTTTTTTCGGTCCAAGTGACATTTTTTCCAAACCATGGAATCTCTATCGGCATGACTAATCATCATGTCCTCGGTGACGCCACCACTCGGTTTTGTTTCATGAACGCGTGGACATCAATCGCCCGATCCGGTTCAACCGACTCGTTTCTAAGCAACCCGACTAATTTACCATTTTACGATAAATCTTTGGTTCAAAACCCGAAACTAGACGAAAGTTAtttaaaatttgtcaaggcagaaACACTAAAAGAAGATTATCAGCCTCAAATGTTATCCGGCCCGAGTAATAATAAACTTCGTGGTACGTTCGTTTTAACTCGAAATATCATGACCGAGTTAAAAAAAACCGTACTAAAAGAACTTCCAACATTAGTATACGTATCGTCTTTCACGGTTGCGTGCGCGTATATTTGGAGTTGTCTAGCATCGACGAAAAACGTCGACGAGCAACAAATATTCGGGTTCGTTATCGATTGTAGGGCACGTTTAGATCCTCCGATTCCTACAACCTATTTTGGGAATTGTTTAAGTGGTTGTATGGCTAtggaaaatacaaatttgttaAAAGGAAAACAAGGATTTATAAATGGTGCTAAATTGTTTGGGGAAAGTTTGCATaaggttttgacaaataaaGATGGAATTGTGTTGGATTTATCTTTGTACGAAGATATTTTTGCTGATGGAATGTTGACAACCACTATGATCGGTGTTGCTGGAACACCGAAGCTAAAGTTTTATAATATGGATTTCGGGTGGGGGACACCGAAGAAAGTTGAAACGGTTTCGATTGATTATAATGGGTCGATATCGATGAATGCTTGTAAAGATTCGGATCAAGATCTAGAGATCGGAGTTTGCCTTCCGGATATTGAGATGGAGGCTTTTGTTCGTGTTTTTGATGATGGATTAAAAACATACATTTAG